The Aedes albopictus strain Foshan chromosome 2, AalbF5, whole genome shotgun sequence region aaaattgagtctacgtagtttatggacagcgcctgtgcagcatagttgtcgcatgttctatgggaatccctattaacatgggacaactatgccgcaCACGGCAGTACGAGAAGTGGTTAATTTGTAATACAACGATGCGTCGGTGAgtaccgtgcggtacccatattctgaacggttaagaGAACCTCACAATAGAAGAACAAAAATTCCCTCAAAGTATTATAAAATTTCACAGAAAACGGCAAAGCTTATCAAAGCTTTGTGTTACTGAACTTTTTTTTACTTTCCAGAGCTCCTATAGCGATTATTCAAGGAATCCCTCTacaaattgtttttgaaattaaAACACTAGCTTAGATTACAATTTAAAGGTATCATCACTACGAttcattttgattgtttttttttctcgatggCAAGATGTCCCAGACTGGTTTATATTCGTTACATCGGTATTTATCAAGAATTGGTTCAATAGTCTTTGACAGTATATTTCGCAGATTCTCGTCCTGATGCTTCTGCACTTTcaaatgaaagtttaaaaaaaaatcgaattcatAATCATCTACCCTAGCTTTTCATCAAGAGGGAATTGTATAAATTTCAACCGTCGTCAAACGTTGAAAATTCTCAGTGAACaacaagaattcccgaggattccCCGAATTTTCCCTGGTGGTTTCAAATTTCCGAGTTTTCCCTTGTTCGAAACTCTACCCTACACTAAGTCACTGGGCAGCTGTAATAGCAGTTTGCTTGCCAATTCTCCGTTTTTCAACGAGAGGACGATGTATGGTTGGACGTCAACCTATATTAGTCGCCGGGTTGCTCGGCAAAAAGCTCTGAAAAGCTCTGAGAGTTCCGGTTTCGATAAGGCCGTTGTCGTCCCTGTCGAATACATATCAACAAGAGTCTGGAGTCTTTTGAGACTCTGAACCAACGTTCCGGCCTGTTGACCGAAGCTTGACTGCGGCAGCCGTAAGATACCCGGACTTTTTCAGGCCCGGAAGCGCTTCAGCATGAACCGCAGCATCCGAATGTCTAGTCCCCGAGCACCGTACAGTTATCCAATGAGTGCCACCGGAAGTTCCAGATCCTCTATGAAGAAGCCACTCAATACCGACCGAGCTGCAAATTCCAATCATATTTTAGTTGCTACAGATGAAAGAGTTTCCAAATAGGTACTGAGTTCGCTCGGCGGATGATATCATGCGGCAGGTCAGTTCTGAACGAACCGATCAAATACAAACTGCCCAGTGGCAACAAGCACAAAAAGATGCACCGGATCCGAAAAGAATTCCACGTAAATCACGGAGGCATCGTTCCCGTGCCACAGGTCAACTGGCAGGACGGAAATCAGGCGGCGGAAACCGGTGACACACTGAAAACCGTTGTGCCCAAAACAATTGTGTATTATTTCTGTCGCCCAACAAACTAACGTGATCGGTGCAGGATCCAGCACAAACTTCCAAATCTGAGGAACTGCTGAGCGATGGcaaaaacagcagcagcagtagaagTACCGTGGCACCGTCTTCACTCAAACTGGGGAGATTCCAATCCAACCTGGATGTGGCGAACCGAAAGCCTCGGGCCCCGCAACCTGGTCAAGTTGTCCCTACCATCCTAACCAGATTTCTCCTGGGCGGGAAATAGGCAAACGTTATAGCTAGCTCACCCGAACACCTGGCAGGACTTCTTGCGCTTCCGGCGGCATCATTTATTGTTTTCGGTTTCGGTCTAAATTCACGGATTTGTGCGGGTCAACGAAATTTTCACGACAAGGAATCTGCTTCGACAGGTGGACTAGTttttatgagcctctgcacgaatttgccctgtcctgctcactcccacagaacatttgaaaacagcgcgcacagtaaacgTCATATTTGACAGCCAGCTGATTGAAAATTCTCCGCATCTCTCCGAGAAAGCCGTAGAGGAGAGAGGGGCTCGTCGAGCTTTGTGGAAAACTATTTTAAAGGAGATTACAGGGCTAAAGTGCTACTTCGcagtatttttattgtttttcaatagttagaggcttcaaaacatatgggttctttggaaaagtttgctctataaattgtcggaaagccgtagagcacataaaaatttttgacgggaatggtctattcacGAAAATTTTTTGTATTTCCTGCATCAGAGAAGGTTCtagaatattccaaaaacatgtgtatctttatcttcttctcgttcctcttctccaacttcttcgtccaggaatgtttcagaaatttcttttaattcgAATCAAAAAGTTTACgaatatttaatttattatggaaagttttgaaatacgcctgtccttccttcgaaatatgtcctagaatatattcttttccttgttttagttccggaagatttcttccaataatgaaaaaaagcatattgattacttcaaaaatattctaggatgttccagaaacttatttttcttcttggtaaagttttttttggtattcccagccgagaattttcattatgtttggaaaactcATTAACATTTGTATGAATAGTTTCCGGGTCATACtcaatgttctagaatattgttcttctctTCTGATTCTCCCTATTTGCCCAGGAAAGATAGAAAATGActtcatgtttgaaacaaaaacctCTCGAATTACATTGACTTTCTGGTAGAAAAGGAGTTTCTTTGAATTAAATTCTTCGACTCCGATTCGACTTCAATCTCGAACACTCAGATCATGCTGGCCTGACCGCaatatacgtgaaatatttcagtcaaactttgctaagcgtgacgggaggacagatagacaatacagtcggaacccgctcgttgagccacaacctccacccaaccaacgaattcgattcgctagttgggtgaagtgacagcagcacaaggggcgtgcgcattgtttttttaaatcatgtttaggttggaagcaaaaaggaaaaaaaaaacaatttgttatacatttagagcaaaactgatacgttttgcaagatacatatatggccaatgcgagaaataattattttcacccattttcagtcggtgaagcgaagatatagatgtttatgaaaccacccggactaaaagcaagcacaaaacactttcaatgatcgacaaaataaagattgccgatgttttgcatttgtttcgaagtaattgtacatattctttatttttttaagaaatatgaaatagattttttttctcgattatcagtaaagtttaagcaaccaaaaactcattagctcgcccctcggaattacagattggttgtcattttcagtttgacattgaattatgacatccaggtactttttagttggctgacagctcaactaacggggccccaactaaaaagtcacccaactattaagcccccaaccagcgagtcatgactgtacatGATTGTAATAATAATGTACTTTTTATAACCCTATTTATAAGCACCTTGCATTCGGCGCCTCCATGCATTTGTCTTAGGGACAGAAGAATACTAAAACAACCACTCAGTTAGCTAGCTAGAGAACCAGCGTCGCAGTATTGATCAGTGTTGTACTGACCATGGAAGAGTAATAAAGTTTCTTTTGTACATGGTGTCAGAAGTGCGGCTTGCAGTCGAAAAATCATTTATCGGCTCGTAAACGATTCGCGCGCTGGCTGGTTTGTTCGGTGTCCTTCTGGCAGACTTGCCGGATTCGGTGTGCGGAAAAAGTCGGTAGTGGAAATCAGAACGGCGGAACGAGAGAATGGCGTCCGGATTCGACCATCGTTTACCGGAGCCACTCGACTGCTCCAACCTCGCAAAACAATGGCCACGATGGAAACAGTTATTCAGTATCTACCTCCGAGCGAACAATAAAATGAAAGAGCCTGAAGCGAGCAAGGTCGCCACCTTCTTGTGGCTGATCGGTCCACGCGGGGTGGAAATTTTCAATTCGCTGTTCCCAAACGACGGCAGTATGGAGGGCATGTTTGGACAGGATGAGAATGCTGCGGCGGGCGATGACGGCGAAGAGAGGTTTGAAGATGCCACCGACGGGGATGCTACACACACACTTGCAGATGTAATCGCGGCGTTCGACGACTACTGCCTTCCTCGTAAAAACGTAGCCATGGAAGCCTTCAAATTTAATTCAATCGCCCAGAAGGAAAAGCAGACATTTGGTGAATTTGAGACGGAGTTGAGGACGCAAATCCAATATTGCGAGTTCAGCTGTGCTAAATGTCAGGCACCGTACAGTGATCGGATGCTGCGCGACAGAATTATCATCGGAATCCAGGATAAAAAGTTGCAGCTGAAGCTGTTGGACGGCAGAGACGACCCGCTAGCAAAGATTATTGAAACGTGCAAAATCTTTGAGGCCGCATCGGAAAATAAACAGCTCTTGGACAGAAAGGATAATCTTCTCGACGTGAAGCTGGTTTCGAAGAAGGTGGAAGCTGATTCGGAAGTGAAAACCGTGGATGCAGTTACACGTAACCGTTGCTACAGTTGTGGAAGGCAGTTCAATCTCAACCATCGAAGGATGTGTCCGGCCGTGAATGCTGAGTGTTACGCCTGTGGGGAGACTGGCCACTACAGCAAATGTTGCCGGAAAAAGTCGACGAAACCGCAGAAAGATAACCTCCGATCATCGAAGCCGGGCGGAAAGAACGACAAGGCGATACATTCTGTCAAATGGAGCGACGCTGGTAAGTTGTTGAGCTTAGATCAGGTAGACAATGCATGCGAGGGGCAACTAAACGAAAATGTTATCAAATCTTTTAGAGTGAGTACCAATACTGTGTGTGGTCAGACCGAAGCGCAGCCGTGGAGAAAGGATTTTCGTATTGGAAATGAGAGTGTGCGATTCAAATTGGACACGGGATCCGATGTAAATTGCATTCCCATACGAGTGGTAGAGAAACTTCGTCTTCCCATTGATGAATTCAAGGACGCACTGATTCTAGATTATAGTTCAAACAGAATAAAAATACACGGCTCGGTAAAATTAGTCTGCTTTGACTCTGTGCGTAATTGTTCGTATGGTGCTTCGTTTTTCGTTGTCGATAACTCATTTGAACCATTACTGGGTCTACAGTCGTGCATTGAGTTTGGTTTGATAAAGCGATTGAATGTTGTAGAAGGTCCTCTGGCATTTCCCAAAGATGGTAAACAGTTCGTTGCGTCCTATCGTGATATTTTCGAAGGTTTGGGTAAATTTCCGGGAAAATGCTCGATAACTTTGAAAGAGGGTTCTACTCCGTCACTGCATTACCGTAAGCGAGTGCCATTAGCTTTGCATGATCGTTTGAAGTTGGAACTAGATAATTTGGTGAAAGAAGACGTGATTTCTCCTGTTGACTATCCAACAGATTGGGTGAGTAACATGCAACTCGTTGAGAAGTCGAATGGTAAGTTACGCATTTGTATTGATCCGAAGCCCCTTAATGAGTGCATAAAACGAGAACATTTCCTAATCCCCACTCAAGAAGATCTATTTAGCAGTTTGTCTGGGAAACGCGTCTTCACTGTTCTTGACTTGAGTAGTGGATTCTGGCAGATGGAGTTAGATCGTGACAGTTCGGATTTGACTACGTTTATGACGCCATTTGGACGGTTCAGGTGGAAGCGTGTGCCATTTGGTTTGAACAATGCACCGGAGATGTTTCAGCGGAAGATGGTGTCGATTTTTGGCGATATTCCAGGTGTCGTGGTGTATTTCGATGATGTCCTTATTGCGGGCTTGAATGAGGAGGATCATGATAGAGCACTAGCTCTAGTTATTGAACGGGCTCGACAAAATAACGTCAAATTCAATGGCGACAAGCTTCAGTATCGTCAAGATACGGTGTCGTTTATGGGAAGCATTATCGGTGATGGTCAACTGCACCCGTTGAATAAGGATGTTCGAGCGATTACCGAAATGCCGAAACCTACCTGTGTGGCGGATGTCACCCGGTTGTTGGGTCTCTTGAAATATCTAGCAAAATACATTCCTAACTTGTCCAAACGTACGAGTAACTTGCGCGAATTGACCCATCATGGTGCGAAATGGGAATGGACTAACGAGCATGATAGGGAATTGAAAGACCTGCTGTCTTCTATCAGTACCAAGCCGACTCTAGCGATTTATGATCCAAGTAAACCTTGTGTTGTTCAGACAGACAGTTCTAAGGATGGGCTGGGATGTGTCTTATTGCAGGATCACGGTCCAGTGGCTTATGCGTCTCGAACTTTGACTAGCTGTGAGCAAAAGTGGGCTCAAATTGAGAAAGAGCTGCTAGCTGTAGTGTTTGCATGTCAACGCTTCCATCATTTTTTGTATGGTCGAGAATTCACAGTTCAATCGGACCATAAACCTCTTGAGACTCTTGTGAAACGAGATATCGATGACGTCACACCCCGTCTGCAGCGGTTGTTCATGATTCTTCTAAAGTACCCTGGGCTTTCTATTGTGTACACACCCGGAAAAGAGGTGGC contains the following coding sequences:
- the LOC115264968 gene encoding uncharacterized protein LOC115264968, coding for MASGFDHRLPEPLDCSNLAKQWPRWKQLFSIYLRANNKMKEPEASKVATFLWLIGPRGVEIFNSLFPNDGSMEGMFGQDENAAAGDDGEERFEDATDGDATHTLADVIAAFDDYCLPRKNVAMEAFKFNSIAQKEKQTFGEFETELRTQIQYCEFSCAKCQAPYSDRMLRDRIIIGIQDKKLQLKLLDGRDDPLAKIIETCKIFEAASENKQLLDRKDNLLDVKLVSKKVEADSEVKTVDAVTRNRCYSCGRQFNLNHRRMCPAVNAECYACGETGHYSKCCRKKSTKPQKDNLRSSKPGGKNDKAIHSVKWSDAE